In Candidatus Defluviilinea proxima, a single genomic region encodes these proteins:
- a CDS encoding metallophosphoesterase, producing MKSTDNSLPEWGKVSRRDFLKLVRTGAISLGALAVGGAGWSSLVEPGWIQIENVTLKLPRLTSRFFGTRIAQISDIHIGGWMNAERLQHAIDQIITEKPDLLLLTGDFLIGHTFDRNSEEHLQSLIAILAPLAKSIPSFGVLGNHDYWTNADAIREMLQQSGITDLTNSTATISRDSEALHLCGVDDVWEGDVKLDDVVAKLPKDGAAVLLAHEPDFADESAATGRFDLQVSGHSHGGQVVIPFYGAPILPFLGQKYPSGLYQVGSMFQYTNRGLGMIDPPVRFNCPPEITIFTLEG from the coding sequence ATGAAATCCACGGACAATAGCTTACCTGAGTGGGGAAAAGTATCTCGCAGAGATTTTCTAAAATTAGTGAGAACAGGAGCGATTAGTCTGGGCGCTCTTGCTGTTGGTGGAGCGGGTTGGAGTTCCCTTGTTGAGCCTGGTTGGATACAGATCGAGAATGTGACGCTGAAACTGCCAAGGCTTACCTCGCGATTCTTTGGTACCCGTATCGCCCAGATCAGCGACATCCACATAGGCGGCTGGATGAATGCAGAGCGCCTCCAGCACGCCATTGACCAGATCATTACTGAGAAACCTGATCTTTTATTGTTGACGGGTGATTTTTTGATTGGTCATACCTTTGACAGAAACTCTGAAGAACATCTTCAAAGCCTGATAGCGATTTTGGCTCCGTTGGCAAAATCAATCCCATCGTTTGGCGTTTTAGGCAACCATGATTACTGGACGAATGCCGACGCTATCCGAGAGATGTTACAGCAAAGCGGGATCACAGACCTGACGAACTCAACAGCCACGATTTCTCGTGATAGTGAAGCACTCCATCTCTGTGGTGTTGACGACGTTTGGGAAGGGGATGTGAAGCTAGATGACGTAGTTGCGAAATTACCCAAAGATGGTGCGGCTGTTTTGTTGGCGCACGAACCAGACTTCGCTGACGAAAGCGCCGCAACGGGGAGATTTGACCTGCAGGTTTCGGGTCATTCTCATGGTGGACAGGTTGTCATTCCATTTTACGGTGCTCCCATCCTTCCATTTCTCGGGCAAAAATATCCCAGTGGCTTGTATCAGGTTGGAAGTATGTTCCAATACACCAATCGCGGCTTAGGGATGATAGACCCGCCTGTGCGTTTCAACTGTCCGCCAGAGATCACCATATTTACTTTGGAAGGTTGA
- a CDS encoding ABC transporter ATP-binding protein, giving the protein MIHIRSIDFTYPNVSPLFENFSLEISRGETWAILGTSGCGKTTLLYLLAGLRSPTSGLIEIDGERLTRPRPHSGLILQDYGLLPWSTVRENVELGLRLRKFYGEDGKHAPVNFQPQNNVPYWLERLGIHEVAEQYPSQLSGGQRQRTAIARTLALEPDLLLMDEPFSSLDAVTREDLQNLTLSLCAEKQLTLVVVTHSIEEAVVLGKKILLLDTKQVFENPSAGTDGHRESKAYQDLCNQLRREMQHEAA; this is encoded by the coding sequence ATGATCCACATTCGTTCCATCGACTTTACCTATCCCAACGTCTCGCCGCTTTTCGAGAATTTCTCTCTCGAAATCTCCCGCGGTGAGACTTGGGCGATTCTCGGCACATCAGGCTGTGGCAAGACGACATTGTTGTATCTGTTGGCTGGTTTGCGTTCCCCAACAAGCGGACTCATCGAAATCGATGGCGAACGCCTTACACGTCCGCGCCCGCACAGCGGATTGATCCTGCAAGACTACGGCTTGCTTCCATGGTCAACTGTCCGTGAAAATGTGGAGTTGGGCCTGCGCCTGCGAAAATTCTACGGCGAAGATGGCAAGCATGCTCCTGTCAATTTTCAACCGCAAAATAATGTTCCCTATTGGCTTGAGCGTTTAGGCATTCATGAGGTTGCTGAACAATATCCATCCCAACTCTCAGGTGGACAACGTCAACGCACTGCCATTGCCCGCACTCTCGCCCTCGAACCTGACCTGCTCCTCATGGACGAACCCTTCTCCTCACTGGACGCTGTCACTCGTGAAGACCTGCAAAACCTGACATTATCCTTGTGCGCGGAAAAGCAATTGACGTTAGTTGTTGTCACGCACTCCATTGAAGAAGCGGTTGTCTTGGGGAAAAAGATCCTTCTGCTTGATACGAAGCAAGTCTTCGAGAACCCATCTGCTGGGACGGATGGTCACAGGGAAAGCAAAGCCTATCAGGATTTATGCAATCAATTACGCAGGGAGATGCAACATGAGGCGGCGTGA
- a CDS encoding ABC transporter substrate-binding protein produces MRNKFLPVLLSLIFLLSACASPAEPASLKIAVLPIIDTLPMYVAQQEGLFVKHGVNVEFVPVASAPERDQILAAKQADGTINETLAVMMFNKESTQMQVVRYALRPTDGHGHFFIIASGKSGITDVNGLKGVEIGVSQGTVIEYATDRILQAEGFSPDEIKTVAVPKIPDRMALLASGELKAGVMPDPLASLVVGQGGVIIADDSKYPEYGFSVISFRKEVIDANPNAVKGFLAAIEDATALVNADPAKYKNVLSEQNLVPPPLLDKYQAPVFPTAGVPTEAEWQDALNWLKGKGMLDVDISYTDSVNASLLP; encoded by the coding sequence ATGAGAAATAAATTCCTGCCTGTTTTGCTTAGCTTGATATTTCTTCTTTCAGCTTGTGCTTCACCTGCTGAACCAGCGAGTCTCAAGATCGCTGTTCTACCGATCATTGACACTCTCCCGATGTATGTAGCACAGCAAGAAGGATTGTTTGTTAAGCATGGCGTCAATGTTGAATTTGTGCCAGTTGCCTCTGCCCCTGAACGGGATCAGATCCTTGCCGCCAAACAGGCTGATGGCACGATCAACGAAACACTTGCTGTGATGATGTTCAATAAAGAATCAACGCAAATGCAGGTCGTGCGTTATGCCTTGCGTCCCACTGATGGACACGGTCACTTCTTCATCATCGCATCGGGCAAGAGCGGCATCACAGATGTCAACGGGCTCAAAGGTGTTGAGATCGGTGTCTCGCAGGGAACTGTCATCGAATACGCCACCGACCGCATCCTTCAAGCTGAGGGCTTTTCTCCTGATGAGATCAAGACCGTTGCTGTTCCCAAGATTCCAGACCGAATGGCACTGCTTGCCTCTGGTGAGTTGAAGGCTGGTGTTATGCCTGATCCGCTGGCGTCGCTGGTTGTTGGTCAAGGTGGCGTTATCATCGCCGATGATTCGAAATATCCAGAATATGGTTTCAGCGTGATTTCCTTCCGCAAAGAAGTCATTGATGCCAACCCCAATGCCGTCAAAGGTTTTCTCGCCGCCATCGAAGATGCTACTGCTCTCGTCAATGCAGACCCTGCCAAATACAAGAATGTTCTCAGTGAACAGAACCTTGTCCCACCGCCATTGTTGGATAAGTATCAGGCTCCTGTCTTCCCGACGGCTGGCGTGCCCACTGAAGCTGAATGGCAGGATGCATTGAACTGGCTAAAAGGAAAAGGGATGCTGGATGTTGACATCTCCTATACGGACTCAGTCAACGCCTCGCTTCTCCCTTAG
- a CDS encoding bifunctional transaldolase/phosoglucose isomerase: MSESIKKLTALGQSIWYDNIQRKLLETGELKAMIDRGDIRGVTSNPTIFNNAIAKTNDYDSALTPLAWAGWDAEKIFWQLAIEDIKAACDAFAPLYEETNGGDGYVSLEVSPYLAHDTEATAAQAQQLWARVGRKNLMVKIPATKAGIPAIRKAIAAGVNVNVTLIFSLTRYAEVMDAYLSGLEERAAAGHPIDHIASVASFFVSRVDSKIDPKLADGSDLKGKAAIANAKLAYDLYQQTFAGRRWENLKVKSARVQRPLWASTGTKNPAYPDTLYIDTLIGPETVNTVPPATLDAFRDHGNPAMTLVRDIDGSREALKQLEALGISMDAVTQELEDEGVKAFEDAFTQLLGTIDARRKAAASSLGPIAGPVSKRIAQLEADSVPARLWKGDPFLWAPAKDKEGQHEVTIRMGWLDSTEKARKLLKEYTSFAKEVKKAKMDRVLILGMGGSSLTAEVFSLLYSAAGMQSPMKLGILDSTDPAQVLQAAQEFPPEKTLYIVASKSGGTAEVMAAFDYFWKLSKKDGSHFIATTDANTSLEALAKKRKFRKIFTADQFVGGRYSALTDFGLVPAALLGIDLPQLLDKTDSMRAQCGEHIPAARNPGLALGAVIGEAALRGRDKLTVIADAPLSAFAGWVEQIIAESSGKKNKGILPVPLEPLADAKSYSKDRIFVYLRQTGEHDEATKALLAAGHPVIELPIADFYEIGAEMFRWEIATVVACSVLGVNAFDQPNVETSKKITKAKIAEYQKKGKLKEGKPAWKKDDVAVFSPAAVTGASLKAVLTSFLKKAKAGGYVGVNAYLPRTDAMTEQLQKLQVAIRAKTGTAVTIGFGPRFQHSTGQFHKGGIKGGIFLVITADPAKDFDIPTEGLTFGALIRSQALGDFEALLDAKKKAIRVHLPSAEAVAELVKALGE, from the coding sequence ATGTCAGAATCAATTAAAAAATTAACAGCATTAGGTCAGTCAATTTGGTACGACAATATTCAAAGGAAGTTATTGGAGACTGGCGAACTCAAAGCCATGATCGATCGTGGCGACATTCGCGGCGTCACATCGAATCCAACCATCTTCAACAACGCCATCGCCAAGACGAACGATTACGACTCGGCGCTTACTCCGCTGGCGTGGGCAGGCTGGGATGCGGAAAAGATCTTCTGGCAACTTGCCATCGAAGATATCAAAGCCGCCTGCGACGCCTTCGCTCCGCTTTATGAAGAAACCAATGGCGGAGATGGGTACGTCAGCCTCGAGGTCAGCCCGTATCTGGCGCATGATACCGAAGCCACCGCCGCGCAAGCACAACAACTCTGGGCGCGTGTCGGACGCAAAAACCTCATGGTCAAGATCCCTGCCACAAAAGCGGGCATCCCTGCCATTCGCAAGGCGATCGCCGCAGGTGTCAACGTCAACGTCACGCTGATCTTCTCCCTCACTCGCTACGCCGAAGTGATGGACGCCTACCTCAGTGGTCTTGAAGAACGCGCCGCCGCTGGACACCCCATTGACCATATCGCTTCGGTCGCTTCGTTCTTCGTCTCTCGTGTCGATTCTAAGATCGATCCCAAACTTGCTGATGGCTCCGATCTCAAAGGCAAAGCTGCCATCGCCAACGCCAAGCTCGCTTACGATCTCTATCAGCAAACCTTTGCAGGTCGTCGCTGGGAGAATCTCAAGGTTAAGAGCGCGCGTGTCCAGCGTCCGTTGTGGGCGAGCACGGGCACCAAAAATCCCGCTTATCCCGATACCCTTTATATTGACACCCTCATCGGACCCGAAACCGTCAACACCGTTCCACCTGCCACGCTCGATGCTTTTCGCGATCATGGCAACCCTGCCATGACCCTCGTGCGCGACATTGACGGTTCGCGTGAAGCGCTTAAACAACTTGAAGCGCTTGGCATTTCGATGGATGCCGTAACTCAGGAATTGGAAGACGAAGGCGTCAAGGCTTTCGAAGATGCATTCACACAACTGCTTGGTACGATTGATGCGAGACGAAAAGCCGCCGCCTCTTCTCTTGGACCTATAGCTGGTCCTGTTTCGAAGCGGATCGCTCAGCTGGAAGCGGATTCTGTCCCCGCCCGCCTTTGGAAAGGTGACCCATTCCTTTGGGCTCCTGCCAAAGATAAAGAAGGTCAACATGAAGTCACCATCCGTATGGGTTGGCTGGACTCCACCGAGAAGGCTCGCAAGCTGTTGAAGGAATACACGTCCTTCGCAAAAGAAGTCAAGAAAGCCAAGATGGATCGTGTGTTGATCCTGGGTATGGGTGGTTCATCGCTTACTGCGGAAGTGTTCAGCTTGCTGTACTCCGCCGCTGGGATGCAATCCCCCATGAAACTGGGCATTCTCGATTCAACTGACCCTGCTCAAGTTTTGCAAGCCGCGCAGGAATTTCCTCCTGAAAAGACTTTGTACATTGTCGCCAGTAAATCAGGCGGCACCGCTGAAGTGATGGCGGCATTTGACTACTTCTGGAAGTTGAGCAAGAAAGATGGCTCGCACTTCATTGCTACGACCGATGCAAATACATCGCTTGAAGCCTTGGCAAAGAAACGCAAGTTTAGAAAGATCTTTACAGCCGATCAATTCGTCGGCGGACGTTACTCTGCATTGACCGACTTTGGTCTTGTCCCTGCGGCGTTGCTTGGTATTGACTTGCCCCAACTCCTCGACAAAACAGACTCGATGCGTGCACAGTGTGGCGAGCATATCCCTGCGGCGCGCAACCCTGGTTTGGCGCTGGGAGCTGTCATTGGCGAAGCGGCCCTTCGAGGCAGAGACAAACTCACCGTTATAGCTGACGCGCCTTTGTCCGCTTTTGCAGGCTGGGTCGAGCAGATCATCGCTGAGTCCAGTGGCAAGAAGAATAAGGGAATCTTGCCTGTGCCGTTGGAACCGTTGGCAGACGCGAAATCCTATAGCAAAGATCGAATCTTCGTGTACCTGCGTCAGACGGGCGAGCATGATGAAGCCACGAAAGCTTTGCTTGCCGCTGGTCATCCTGTTATCGAGTTGCCGATTGCCGACTTCTACGAAATCGGCGCAGAAATGTTCCGCTGGGAAATTGCGACCGTGGTGGCGTGCTCAGTGTTGGGTGTGAATGCGTTCGATCAGCCAAACGTGGAGACGAGCAAGAAGATCACCAAGGCGAAGATCGCCGAGTATCAGAAGAAAGGCAAATTGAAGGAAGGCAAGCCCGCTTGGAAGAAGGATGATGTGGCTGTGTTCTCGCCGGCCGCTGTGACTGGCGCTTCGCTGAAGGCTGTGCTGACCAGTTTCTTGAAGAAGGCGAAGGCTGGTGGTTATGTGGGCGTGAATGCATATCTGCCTCGCACCGATGCAATGACCGAGCAGTTGCAGAAATTGCAGGTTGCCATCCGTGCCAAGACAGGCACCGCTGTGACCATTGGCTTTGGTCCTCGCTTCCAACACTCAACGGGACAGTTCCACAAAGGCGGTATCAAGGGCGGTATCTTCCTCGTCATTACTGCCGACCCTGCGAAGGACTTTGATATCCCCACCGAAGGTCTAACGTTCGGTGCGCTTATCCGCTCGCAGGCTTTGGGTGATTTTGAAGCCTTGCTCGATGCAAAGAAGAAGGCGATACGGGTGCACTTGCCCTCAGCAGAAGCAGTCGCTGAGTTGGTGAAGGCGCTGGGTGAGTAG
- a CDS encoding ABC transporter permease yields the protein MRRRDVLLAALALFVLWQVAAMIVNLPILPQPLEVLLVFFRELRKDLLIHFAVSLWRATAGMALSVLVAAPVGLAIGGSAKLNRFFSPFIYLLYPIPKVVLVPVVILFLGIGDVAKIAILFLILFFQILVLVRDQASGIAPQLIQSLQSLGAGRRALFRFVYLPASLPAILTALRQSIGTAVAVLYITELSATKYGLGYYIYYKGSTLLDYPAMYAGVIAMSLMGLGMYFTVDWLEQKWCKWKFVS from the coding sequence ATGAGGCGGCGTGATGTTCTCCTGGCGGCGTTAGCATTGTTTGTTCTCTGGCAAGTGGCGGCAATGATCGTCAATTTGCCAATTCTCCCGCAACCACTGGAAGTATTGCTTGTGTTCTTCCGCGAACTACGAAAGGATCTGTTGATCCATTTTGCAGTTAGCTTATGGCGTGCCACTGCAGGAATGGCGCTGTCGGTGCTGGTGGCGGCTCCTGTGGGGCTGGCAATTGGCGGGTCCGCGAAGCTGAACCGTTTCTTTTCCCCATTCATCTATCTGCTGTATCCGATCCCCAAGGTTGTCCTTGTCCCAGTTGTCATCCTGTTTTTGGGAATTGGTGACGTGGCGAAGATTGCCATCCTGTTCTTGATTTTGTTTTTTCAGATCTTAGTGCTTGTACGAGACCAGGCTTCGGGAATTGCCCCGCAATTGATCCAGAGTTTGCAGAGCCTTGGAGCAGGGCGGCGTGCATTGTTCCGCTTCGTTTATCTACCCGCCAGCCTGCCTGCCATTTTGACTGCGCTTCGCCAATCGATCGGGACGGCAGTAGCAGTGTTGTATATCACCGAGTTGTCTGCGACGAAGTATGGGCTTGGCTATTATATTTATTACAAAGGAAGCACGCTGTTGGATTATCCCGCCATGTATGCAGGTGTGATCGCTATGAGCCTTATGGGGCTTGGTATGTATTTCACTGTGGACTGGCTCGAACAAAAATGGTGCAAATGGAAGTTTGTGAGTTGA
- a CDS encoding 1,4-dihydroxy-2-naphthoate polyprenyltransferase has protein sequence MMAIRPRTLPAAAAGIVMGAALTWRDGNFRIDAVLVCLLTALLLQIGSNLANDVFDFERGTDTAKRLGPTRVTQAGLLTPKQVKTGMIVVFGLAILLGLYLVWLGGWIIIILGVVAIASAIAYTGGPFPIGYHGLGDIFVFIFFGVVSVTGTYFIQAGTITPVVWLMTIPPGLIVTAILVVNNLRDIDNDRKAGKYTLAVRFGEKATKIQYTVCIVAAYLILIPVAWVGLIPWTVLLAWVSLPIAFQATKVVLTQKGRPLNAALAKTGQTALAFSLLFWLGLLLQK, from the coding sequence ATGATGGCGATCCGTCCACGGACGTTGCCAGCAGCGGCGGCAGGAATTGTAATGGGCGCGGCGCTGACGTGGCGCGACGGAAATTTCCGAATCGATGCAGTGTTAGTTTGTTTGTTAACTGCATTACTCTTACAAATCGGAAGCAACCTTGCTAATGATGTTTTTGATTTTGAACGCGGCACAGACACAGCAAAGCGATTGGGACCGACAAGAGTAACTCAAGCAGGGTTATTGACACCGAAGCAAGTGAAAACAGGCATGATCGTTGTGTTCGGATTGGCAATACTTTTAGGGCTTTATCTTGTATGGCTCGGCGGTTGGATCATCATCATTCTTGGCGTTGTAGCAATTGCATCAGCAATCGCCTACACAGGCGGTCCCTTTCCCATTGGCTATCACGGGCTGGGCGATATTTTTGTCTTTATCTTTTTCGGCGTCGTTTCTGTAACAGGGACCTATTTCATTCAAGCAGGAACCATAACACCTGTTGTGTGGTTAATGACCATCCCGCCTGGGTTGATCGTTACCGCGATCCTTGTTGTGAACAACCTTCGTGATATCGACAATGATCGTAAGGCGGGTAAATATACGTTGGCTGTAAGGTTCGGCGAAAAAGCCACGAAGATTCAATACACAGTCTGCATCGTTGCTGCTTATTTGATTTTGATTCCCGTTGCATGGGTTGGCTTAATCCCGTGGACAGTATTACTTGCATGGGTATCGTTGCCAATTGCATTTCAAGCCACAAAAGTTGTGTTGACTCAAAAGGGACGTCCCTTGAATGCGGCGCTCGCAAAGACAGGGCAAACTGCGCTGGCATTTAGTTTATTATTTTGGTTGGGGTTGTTACTGCAAAAATAA
- a CDS encoding twin-arginine translocase TatA/TatE family subunit, with product MFDLGIPELLIILVIVVLVFGPGRLGKAMGEIGKGIRSFRDSFSSEEKTDSVSDANITPK from the coding sequence ATGTTTGATTTAGGCATTCCTGAACTATTGATTATTCTCGTGATCGTTGTGCTGGTCTTTGGACCAGGTCGACTTGGTAAAGCTATGGGCGAGATCGGAAAAGGAATTCGTTCCTTTCGAGATTCGTTTTCCTCCGAAGAGAAAACCGACTCTGTTTCCGATGCAAACATAACCCCAAAATAA
- a CDS encoding 4a-hydroxytetrahydrobiopterin dehydratase — protein MDNLSNLKCVACRGGEPTVTDAEIVELHPQVSGWEIIEVDGVKRLHRVFKLKNFIEAVAFTNKIAMISEKEDHHPLIITEWGRVTVQWWTHKIKGLHKNDFIMAAKTDEIHGQ, from the coding sequence ATGGATAATTTATCCAATCTCAAATGTGTTGCCTGTCGTGGTGGTGAACCCACAGTGACCGATGCCGAAATTGTGGAGTTGCATCCGCAAGTTTCGGGTTGGGAAATTATCGAGGTGGATGGTGTCAAGCGATTGCATCGTGTTTTCAAACTCAAGAACTTCATCGAAGCGGTTGCATTTACAAATAAAATTGCGATGATCTCTGAAAAGGAAGACCACCATCCTTTGATCATCACCGAATGGGGGCGCGTGACCGTCCAATGGTGGACTCACAAGATCAAAGGTTTGCACAAGAACGATTTCATTATGGCGGCAAAGACAGATGAAATCCACGGACAATAG
- a CDS encoding diguanylate cyclase, with product MSGNPDFFIVIVVANLVQWILNPPPAWYIQPFNIGCYLIAAQVAHTTYTTINPSGDLTSPLTIVAIITSATSFTLLNHFIIGVILWLARGESFKQSGAFGITPMLIDLTMLSLGASLAIVWKYNPYALFLFLIPLYPFYKTLKIPSLERKTETDPKTNLFNHGYFMAQLKHELIRANRYDRPLSVIMADLDLLRNINNTYGHLAGDDVLKGIAGILKETVRQYDVVARFGGEEFAILMPEATMEQAFQRAELIRQAIESHSFSIPTSIEPIKVTMSLGVAAREDFEQTGEEIIHNADTALYRSKVRGRNQVFSYTQVQADEATNISSPQTYPVGETSTAEEKYLASSAKYLTPSEADLNSKTEKSTNPKPQEGYAVNSSHPNTHHIASYKVYLYITAVAAVAIFTAILGYNFQRPSLPQTPIEWTGLAMLILLTILAESFSINLYVGNTSISTTAAPLVAGFILFGPLGTIVCSTAYAVTTAIKFRSPLNRFVFNLSNHIIAGMLVNLMVITSGVFLQNWNVGTQLLYTLTASITTYFLTTILISLGMGIDLKQSPFDIWKEQYRWMAIYYIGIGFISYSLIFGYQHADLLGVIFVAVPLILLRFSQAQYVGHTREVVTKLRKKNQELEKSTNEIHELSEGLLTTLSEIIDLRDPHVLGHSKQVSKYATQIATELNLSKKQIEIIRKAGLLHDIGKLGIPMELLTKPSSLSSAEYEVIKKHTSLGGDLIKSTPSLRPLAQIIRQHHERHDGKGYPDKIAGSQIHLEARIVAVADAIEAMSSDRPYRRALKPEKIHEELTKNSGTQFDPLVVTAAVKMLDKMYEEEVSSAYPDGQAKTKAKLIAETQTP from the coding sequence TTGTCTGGAAACCCTGATTTCTTTATAGTGATTGTTGTAGCGAATTTGGTTCAGTGGATATTGAATCCCCCACCCGCATGGTACATTCAACCGTTCAATATTGGATGTTATTTAATCGCCGCACAAGTCGCACACACCACTTATACAACGATCAATCCATCCGGCGACTTAACATCTCCACTTACCATTGTTGCCATCATAACCAGCGCAACAAGCTTCACACTTCTCAATCATTTTATTATTGGCGTAATTTTGTGGCTGGCACGTGGTGAAAGTTTCAAACAGTCAGGGGCATTTGGAATCACCCCAATGCTTATAGACTTAACCATGTTAAGCCTGGGGGCAAGCCTGGCTATTGTTTGGAAATACAACCCGTATGCTTTATTCCTTTTCTTGATACCGTTATATCCATTCTATAAGACCCTAAAAATCCCATCTTTAGAACGAAAAACTGAGACCGATCCCAAAACCAATTTGTTCAACCATGGGTATTTTATGGCACAACTCAAACATGAATTGATCCGTGCCAACCGTTATGATCGTCCGCTTTCAGTGATCATGGCGGATCTTGATCTTCTAAGAAACATCAACAACACGTACGGACATTTAGCCGGGGACGATGTATTGAAAGGCATAGCCGGTATCCTAAAAGAGACCGTTCGCCAATATGATGTGGTCGCCAGGTTTGGAGGTGAGGAGTTTGCCATTCTTATGCCAGAGGCGACCATGGAACAGGCTTTTCAAAGAGCCGAATTGATCCGCCAGGCTATTGAGTCCCATAGTTTTTCGATTCCCACCAGCATTGAACCTATCAAGGTCACGATGAGCCTGGGTGTGGCGGCACGTGAAGATTTTGAGCAAACCGGCGAAGAGATCATTCACAACGCCGATACCGCATTATATAGATCAAAGGTCCGAGGGCGCAATCAGGTATTTAGCTATACACAAGTACAGGCAGATGAGGCAACAAATATATCGAGTCCACAGACATACCCTGTGGGAGAGACTTCCACAGCAGAGGAAAAATATTTAGCATCTTCCGCCAAATATCTGACACCATCAGAAGCGGATTTAAATTCCAAGACAGAAAAAAGTACAAATCCCAAGCCACAAGAGGGATATGCTGTCAATTCAAGTCACCCTAACACCCATCATATTGCGTCCTATAAAGTATATCTATATATCACAGCGGTAGCCGCAGTTGCCATCTTCACCGCGATCCTGGGATACAACTTCCAGCGCCCGTCACTTCCACAAACGCCAATTGAGTGGACCGGGCTTGCCATGTTGATCCTGTTGACCATTCTCGCCGAAAGCTTCTCGATCAACCTCTACGTAGGGAACACGTCGATATCAACAACTGCGGCCCCGCTCGTTGCAGGATTTATCCTTTTTGGTCCGTTAGGCACTATTGTATGTAGTACGGCGTATGCGGTAACCACGGCTATAAAATTTAGAAGTCCCTTGAACAGGTTTGTCTTCAATTTAAGCAATCACATCATTGCCGGCATGCTTGTAAATCTCATGGTCATAACCAGTGGTGTATTCCTGCAAAACTGGAATGTAGGGACACAACTTCTGTACACCCTTACCGCATCCATCACCACTTACTTCCTTACAACCATTCTAATATCGTTAGGCATGGGCATTGACTTGAAACAGTCGCCATTCGATATCTGGAAGGAACAATATCGATGGATGGCCATCTATTATATTGGCATCGGTTTTATCTCCTATTCCTTGATCTTTGGATATCAACATGCCGACCTGCTTGGCGTCATTTTTGTTGCTGTTCCACTGATTCTCTTGCGCTTTAGCCAGGCACAATACGTAGGACACACACGCGAAGTTGTGACAAAGTTAAGGAAGAAAAATCAGGAACTGGAAAAAAGCACGAATGAAATCCATGAATTAAGCGAAGGTCTGCTCACAACTCTTTCCGAGATCATCGATTTGCGCGATCCCCATGTCCTCGGACACTCGAAACAGGTGAGTAAATACGCCACACAAATAGCGACAGAACTCAACCTCAGCAAGAAACAGATCGAGATCATTCGGAAAGCGGGATTGTTGCATGATATTGGTAAGTTGGGAATTCCAATGGAATTACTAACCAAACCATCAAGTCTTAGTTCTGCAGAATACGAAGTGATAAAAAAACACACTTCCCTGGGAGGGGACCTTATCAAAAGCACGCCATCTTTGCGTCCACTGGCACAAATCATCCGTCAACATCATGAAAGGCACGACGGCAAAGGATATCCGGACAAGATCGCAGGAAGTCAAATCCATCTTGAGGCACGCATTGTAGCTGTTGCTGACGCAATTGAGGCCATGTCGTCGGACCGACCATATCGGCGAGCCTTAAAGCCAGAGAAGATCCACGAAGAATTGACTAAAAACTCGGGCACACAGTTCGACCCACTAGTGGTGACCGCCGCAGTCAAAATGTTGGACAAAATGTACGAGGAAGAAGTGTCCTCAGCATACCCTGATGGACAGGCCAAAACGAAGGCGAAACTTATCGCAGAGACCCAAACACCCTAA
- a CDS encoding ubiquinone/menaquinone biosynthesis methyltransferase has translation MTQLTGDERVKYVQGMFTRIAKRYDLMNRLMTGGQDIRWRKRVVELARMNDHASLLDLGTGTGDLAREALSAFPKARVVAADFTLEMMRVGQKTSPLIFSTADALRLPFNNSSFDAVISGFLMRNVIDLQKALAEQYRVLKKGGRIVVLDTTRPKKNILSPFISFHMHFIIPTLGGLLTGSKDAYRYLPETTEGFVTAEEMASRMAAAGFQKISFQRLMFGTIAIHWGEK, from the coding sequence ATGACACAACTCACTGGAGATGAACGTGTAAAATATGTGCAAGGCATGTTCACCCGTATTGCCAAACGTTACGATCTGATGAATCGACTCATGACAGGTGGGCAGGACATCCGTTGGAGAAAACGAGTCGTTGAACTGGCTCGGATGAATGATCACGCCTCTTTGCTGGACCTCGGAACTGGTACAGGCGATCTGGCACGGGAGGCGCTGTCAGCGTTTCCTAAGGCTCGGGTTGTAGCGGCAGACTTCACGTTAGAAATGATGCGAGTGGGGCAGAAGACAAGTCCGCTTATTTTTTCTACTGCTGATGCGCTCCGATTGCCGTTCAACAATTCATCCTTTGATGCTGTTATCTCTGGCTTTCTGATGCGGAACGTCATTGATTTGCAAAAAGCATTGGCAGAGCAATATCGCGTGTTGAAAAAAGGCGGACGCATTGTTGTTCTTGATACAACCCGCCCAAAGAAAAATATCTTATCCCCATTTATTTCTTTTCATATGCACTTCATTATCCCCACTCTTGGAGGGCTTCTTACTGGTTCAAAAGATGCCTATCGCTATTTGCCTGAAACTACAGAAGGGTTTGTCACGGCTGAGGAGATGGCGTCACGCATGGCCGCGGCTGGTTTCCAAAAGATCAGTTTTCAGCGGCTTATGTTTGGGACGATTGCGATTCATTGGGGTGAGAAGTAA